In a single window of the Palaeococcus ferrophilus DSM 13482 genome:
- a CDS encoding Gfo/Idh/MocA family protein, with product MELKVGVIGCGNIFNLAHKNALKAIEGVRVVACMDVDAVRAEEGAKALKARAFTNLDEFLSLDLDVVEVLTPTYTHAEIAIKALKAGKHVIVEKPIALTVDEGEKMVKTAEREGLHLLVGHVRRFDKRWVGMKEVIKKRNILPMHIRKSEVQNLPFPKDYWYWDERRSGGVALDLGVHVTDFLRWFFESEPVSVYAVGKAIKEEAKANGTFDHFVMMIEFEGGKTGIAEVSWAYPYPSRYGVFYHHVDIIGKNGRIRYTPLDTPVVGVAKANFEMPRFSPLLSTFPDAFERELMHFFNVIRGKEEPVVTAEDALIALRIAERAKESARTGEVVKV from the coding sequence ATGGAACTGAAGGTGGGAGTGATCGGGTGCGGGAACATATTCAACCTCGCCCACAAGAACGCCCTTAAGGCCATAGAGGGCGTCAGGGTGGTCGCGTGCATGGACGTTGATGCAGTGAGGGCAGAGGAGGGGGCAAAGGCCCTCAAGGCGAGGGCATTCACAAACCTCGACGAGTTTTTAAGCCTCGACCTTGATGTTGTTGAGGTTCTGACGCCGACGTACACCCACGCCGAGATAGCGATAAAGGCCCTCAAGGCAGGGAAGCACGTGATAGTCGAGAAGCCCATTGCCCTAACCGTTGATGAAGGCGAAAAGATGGTGAAGACCGCCGAGAGGGAGGGGCTGCATCTCTTAGTGGGCCACGTGAGGCGCTTCGACAAGAGATGGGTGGGGATGAAGGAGGTCATAAAGAAGCGCAACATCCTCCCCATGCACATAAGAAAGAGCGAGGTTCAGAACCTGCCGTTCCCAAAGGACTACTGGTACTGGGACGAAAGGAGGAGCGGCGGCGTTGCCCTTGATCTCGGCGTCCATGTCACGGACTTCCTGAGGTGGTTCTTCGAGAGCGAACCGGTAAGCGTCTACGCGGTTGGAAAGGCCATAAAGGAGGAGGCGAAGGCCAACGGAACCTTCGACCACTTCGTCATGATGATAGAGTTCGAGGGTGGGAAGACCGGCATAGCTGAGGTCAGCTGGGCGTACCCGTATCCCTCGCGCTACGGGGTCTTCTACCACCACGTTGACATAATAGGGAAGAACGGACGTATAAGGTACACACCGCTCGATACACCTGTCGTTGGCGTCGCGAAGGCGAACTTCGAGATGCCGCGCTTCTCACCGCTGCTCTCGACGTTCCCGGACGCGTTTGAGCGTGAACTGATGCACTTCTTCAACGTCATCAGGGGAAAGGAAGAGCCGGTGGTCACGGCGGAGGATGCTCTAATAGCCCTTAGGATCGCGGAAAGGGCCAAGGAGAGCGCCCGCACCGGGGAGGTGGTGAAAGTATGA
- a CDS encoding glycosyltransferase — protein MEVIVGIPSYNNAETISFVVKQAAEGLKKYFNGGIVVNADGGSKDGTREAVLNTSVPDGVEVHSFVYKWPIPGKGSAMKELMEFAMKREADALVFVDSDLRSITPEWIYRFAKPIEEGYDFVAPLYIRHKWDGTITNNIAYPMTASLYGKNVRQPIGGDFGISRKLMEVYLEDEDVWKTHVARFGVDIFLTTTAIARGFKVIQTALGMKIHDPKDPAASLGPMFNQVVGTLFTLMKKYENVWKGVKAIEDVPVFGELEKGEPEEVKVTLELLEIKAKELFSNYEPVLKRALSEETFNGVKKALQTFEFDDRLWSHVLYDGAVAYRDGILEEAEPLVPLYFAKTADFVKRTMDMSTLEAEKLIEERAKVFLEEKDYLLERW, from the coding sequence ATGGAAGTTATCGTTGGGATTCCGAGCTACAACAATGCGGAAACGATCTCTTTTGTTGTTAAGCAGGCCGCAGAAGGCCTTAAGAAGTATTTCAACGGAGGAATTGTTGTGAATGCGGACGGGGGAAGCAAGGACGGCACCAGGGAGGCGGTTCTCAACACATCCGTCCCGGATGGAGTCGAGGTCCACAGCTTCGTCTACAAATGGCCCATCCCGGGCAAGGGCAGCGCCATGAAGGAGCTCATGGAGTTCGCGATGAAGAGGGAAGCCGACGCCCTCGTCTTCGTGGACAGCGATTTGAGGAGCATAACCCCTGAGTGGATATACCGTTTTGCAAAGCCCATTGAGGAGGGTTATGACTTCGTTGCGCCGCTCTACATAAGGCACAAGTGGGACGGGACGATAACCAACAACATTGCCTACCCCATGACGGCCTCACTCTACGGGAAGAACGTCAGACAGCCCATAGGCGGGGACTTTGGAATAAGCAGAAAACTGATGGAGGTCTATCTCGAGGATGAGGATGTCTGGAAGACCCACGTTGCCCGCTTCGGCGTTGACATCTTCCTAACGACGACTGCCATTGCGAGGGGCTTTAAGGTTATCCAGACAGCCCTCGGCATGAAGATACATGACCCCAAGGATCCGGCCGCTTCCCTTGGCCCCATGTTCAATCAGGTCGTTGGGACTCTCTTCACCCTCATGAAGAAGTACGAGAACGTCTGGAAAGGCGTGAAGGCCATAGAGGACGTTCCCGTCTTCGGCGAGCTTGAAAAGGGCGAGCCGGAGGAGGTGAAGGTTACCCTCGAACTCCTCGAGATAAAGGCCAAGGAGCTCTTCTCTAACTACGAACCCGTTCTGAAGAGGGCCCTCAGCGAGGAGACATTCAATGGGGTCAAGAAGGCCCTCCAAACCTTCGAATTCGATGACAGGCTCTGGAGCCACGTTCTCTACGATGGAGCGGTTGCCTACAGGGACGGCATCCTCGAGGAGGCCGAACCCCTCGTCCCGCTCTACTTCGCGAAGACTGCTGATTTTGTGAAGAGGACGATGGACATGAGCACGCTGGAGGCGGAAAAGCTGATAGAGGAGAGGGCGAAGGTCTTCCTTGAGGAGAAGGACTACCTGCTGGAGCGCTGGTGA
- a CDS encoding carbohydrate kinase family protein — translation MMVSIGEVLIDFIALQEGELKGVKAFEKHPGGAPANVAVGLSRLGVESALVSKVGDDPFGDFLLERLLDEGVKTLIPRDKEKHTGVVFVQLVGAKPEFILYDGVAYFNLLPEDVPLDVLEGAELVHFGSVLFAREPSRSTLFGVLEELRGKVPLSYDVNIRPDLWRGREGEMLRDIERALKLADIVKLGDSELTYLKENGINLDEFDFKLVAVTMGERGSELMSGVRVHVPAYRVEPLDTTGAGDAFMAALLAGLHYSGLLGREEIGKERLEKIGRFANLVAALSTTHRGAWSVPKMEEIALMREFRELHQRSSR, via the coding sequence ATGATGGTCTCAATCGGCGAAGTCCTCATAGACTTCATAGCCCTCCAAGAGGGGGAGCTGAAAGGGGTTAAGGCGTTTGAAAAACACCCCGGTGGCGCTCCGGCCAACGTCGCGGTCGGTCTCTCGAGGCTCGGCGTTGAGAGCGCGCTGGTAAGCAAGGTCGGAGATGACCCGTTCGGGGATTTCCTGCTTGAGAGGCTCCTGGATGAGGGCGTTAAGACCCTCATTCCCCGCGATAAGGAGAAGCACACAGGCGTTGTCTTCGTCCAGCTGGTGGGGGCAAAGCCCGAGTTCATCCTCTACGATGGCGTCGCCTACTTCAACCTCCTTCCAGAGGATGTCCCTCTCGATGTCCTTGAGGGAGCGGAGCTCGTTCACTTCGGGAGCGTTCTCTTCGCGAGAGAACCCTCGCGCTCCACCCTCTTCGGCGTTCTTGAAGAACTCAGGGGAAAGGTTCCGCTCAGCTACGACGTCAACATAAGGCCCGACCTCTGGCGCGGAAGGGAAGGGGAGATGCTGAGAGACATTGAGAGGGCATTAAAGCTGGCCGACATCGTCAAACTCGGCGATTCCGAGCTGACCTACCTCAAGGAGAACGGGATAAACCTTGATGAGTTCGACTTCAAGCTGGTGGCAGTTACGATGGGAGAAAGGGGAAGCGAACTTATGAGCGGTGTCAGAGTTCACGTGCCGGCTTACAGAGTGGAGCCCCTTGATACGACCGGCGCAGGCGATGCCTTCATGGCGGCTCTGCTCGCGGGCCTGCATTACTCGGGCCTTCTGGGGAGGGAGGAAATTGGAAAGGAACGGCTTGAGAAGATAGGCCGCTTCGCGAACCTCGTGGCTGCCCTCTCGACGACGCATAGGGGGGCGTGGAGCGTTCCAAAAATGGAGGAGATAGCGCTGATGAGGGAATTTCGGGAGCTTCACCAGCGCTCCAGCAGGTAG
- a CDS encoding L-fucose/L-arabinose isomerase family protein: MIAVVTFTDPRPTALSTERERALMEKHKELVEELEKAGFRVLDVNEKLGKYGAFENGENFGIDSMGEALKAGQMIAGSGASGIIAGLWHWTESNLVTAMVREAKRPLLLYADDDPAWAGTTCVTSVGASLWESAVNEYALNHFRLKGNLEKVKAWARTVEAVSKLSRKSLLLWGAPYTLGMEHLMDDLPRLKRIVGDFIMLDQYVLVKRADKMLSDERLRVRVEEFYDWLLEKTNVKFDGTMLTPEVLRRQIGLYLAAKESFKGHENVSAVSIKCQPELSEIYGVTACLIPAFFPFGVDAEGEKDVIPATCEGDVKGTISSALLFYLSGKPPLFGDIKYVDDELVMIANCGASSLYYARLSENPEENLKATTIQGQCQGASGGALTYRTPKDTFTVARLVRKGGEYFLLYFLAEGVEITEEIESKLKWGKQWPHTAIRNPLDKETFISAMGANHLSLVPGDYTEEVRFVARLWGVRAVNLEEGSEVKSILGV; the protein is encoded by the coding sequence ATGATAGCCGTCGTAACCTTCACAGACCCCCGCCCCACGGCCCTCTCGACCGAGCGCGAAAGGGCCCTTATGGAGAAGCACAAAGAGCTCGTGGAAGAGCTTGAAAAGGCAGGTTTTAGAGTTCTTGACGTTAATGAGAAGCTCGGGAAGTACGGAGCTTTTGAGAACGGTGAAAATTTCGGTATAGACTCGATGGGAGAGGCCCTTAAGGCCGGTCAGATGATAGCGGGAAGCGGGGCGAGCGGCATCATAGCCGGCCTCTGGCACTGGACGGAGAGCAACCTCGTGACCGCGATGGTTAGGGAGGCGAAGAGACCCCTCCTCCTCTACGCCGACGATGACCCTGCCTGGGCGGGAACGACGTGCGTAACCTCCGTTGGGGCCTCCCTCTGGGAGAGCGCCGTGAACGAGTACGCCCTCAACCACTTCAGGCTCAAAGGGAACCTCGAGAAGGTCAAGGCCTGGGCCAGGACCGTTGAGGCGGTTTCAAAGCTTTCGAGGAAGTCCCTCCTTCTCTGGGGGGCGCCCTACACGCTCGGAATGGAGCACCTCATGGACGACCTTCCGAGGCTGAAGCGCATTGTAGGCGACTTCATAATGCTCGACCAGTACGTCCTCGTGAAGAGGGCCGATAAGATGCTCTCCGATGAAAGACTGCGCGTTCGCGTTGAGGAGTTCTACGACTGGCTCCTTGAGAAGACAAACGTTAAGTTCGATGGCACGATGCTGACCCCTGAAGTCCTCAGGCGGCAGATAGGGCTCTATTTAGCGGCGAAGGAGAGTTTTAAAGGGCATGAAAACGTTTCGGCAGTCTCTATAAAGTGCCAGCCAGAGCTGAGCGAGATATATGGTGTAACCGCCTGCCTCATCCCTGCTTTCTTCCCCTTTGGCGTGGATGCGGAAGGAGAGAAGGACGTTATTCCAGCCACCTGCGAGGGCGACGTTAAGGGAACGATAAGCTCGGCGCTCCTCTTCTACCTCAGCGGAAAGCCGCCGCTCTTTGGGGACATAAAGTACGTTGATGATGAGCTCGTGATGATAGCGAACTGTGGCGCCTCATCCTTATACTACGCGAGGCTGAGCGAGAATCCGGAGGAGAATCTTAAGGCGACGACGATTCAGGGCCAGTGCCAGGGCGCGAGCGGCGGTGCCCTCACCTACAGGACTCCCAAGGATACCTTCACAGTTGCGAGGCTCGTAAGGAAGGGCGGCGAGTACTTCCTCCTCTACTTCCTCGCTGAGGGCGTTGAAATAACCGAGGAGATAGAGTCCAAGCTCAAGTGGGGCAAGCAGTGGCCGCACACGGCCATAAGGAACCCCCTCGACAAGGAAACCTTCATCTCGGCAATGGGTGCCAACCACCTCTCCCTCGTGCCCGGGGACTACACCGAGGAGGTACGGTTCGTGGCGAGGCTCTGGGGCGTCAGGGCCGTCAACCTGGAGGAGGGGAGTGAGGTCAAATCAATCCTTGGGGTGTGA